Proteins encoded together in one Rhipicephalus sanguineus isolate Rsan-2018 chromosome 9, BIME_Rsan_1.4, whole genome shotgun sequence window:
- the LOC125759823 gene encoding splicing regulatory glutamine/lysine-rich protein 1-like, whose protein sequence is MACAELFMMALMAALKKSNMTHEPIVMWLGNSSSQPQVIPWSSINRLPDGAPKPRVTGSSSKELAKSLHESREHAKTSLSWRRSTTVAALRLHSRHPQSKKNGGSGKKKKKGAQGPQKKNKNGGKKKPKKGLRKQHGGKGHPKQKGRKKAKGSKKPPHRKNKKKQTTRRFQAKQSTRGQESSRSPEVNHPKGTTREHRRHRHSSGWRERSHSGKRTTISGHSERDKADAGSDKTSLTWTSTRLEETSTSTRRSETETQSV, encoded by the exons ATGGCGTGCGCGGAGCTGTTCATGATGGCCCTCATGG CGGCCTTGAAAAAAAGCAACATGACCCACGAACCGATTGTCATGTGGCTTGGCAACTCGTCGTCACAGCCGCAAGTGATCCCTTGGTCTAGTATCAACAGACTGCCCGATGGCGCACCAAAGCCAAGAGTGACTGGGAGCAGTTCCAAAGAACTAGCGAAGTCACTTCACGAGTCCAGGGAACACGCTAAGACGTCGCTCTCGTGGCGCAGGTCGACGACAGTGGCGGCGCTGCGGTTGCATTCTCGGCATCCGCAAAGCAAGAAGAACGGCGGGTcaggcaagaagaaaaagaaaggcgccCAAGGTCCGCAAAAGAAGAACAAAAATGGCGGGAAGAAAAAGCCGAAAAAAGGCTTAAGGAAGCAGCACGGCGGCAAGGGACACCCGAAACAGAAAGGGAGGAAGAAAGCAAAGGGTTCGAAGAAACCACCACAcaggaagaacaagaagaagcagACGACAAGAAGGTTTCAGGCGAAGCAAAGCACGCGTGGTCAAGAGTCGTCGAGATCTCCAGAAGTAAATCATCCTAAAGGGACAACGCGAGAACACCGACGTCATCGCCATAGCTCCGGATGGCGTGAGCGCAGCCATTCGGGAAAGCGGACGACGATATCGGGTCACTCGGAACGAGATAAGGCGGACGCCGGTAGCGATAAGACGTCGCTAACGTGGACTTCGACGAGACTCGAAGAGACGTCGACTAGTACTAGGCGGTCGGAAACCGAAACGCAATCCGTCTGA